A genomic segment from Halorubrum depositum encodes:
- a CDS encoding CDGSH iron-sulfur domain-containing protein: MTREVTHEERGPAILDESDMGDDDLIYVCRCGLSDSKPLCDGSHRATEDETEGVVYKYANDDADGERREIDEIVYAERAEE, translated from the coding sequence ATGACGCGCGAAGTGACCCACGAGGAGCGGGGGCCGGCGATACTCGACGAGTCCGACATGGGCGACGACGACCTGATCTACGTCTGTCGGTGCGGCCTCTCCGACTCGAAACCGCTGTGCGACGGCTCTCACAGGGCGACCGAGGACGAGACGGAGGGAGTCGTCTACAAGTACGCGAACGACGACGCCGACGGCGAGCGCCGCGAGATCGACGAGATCGTCTACGCGGAGCGCGCGGAGGAGTGA
- a CDS encoding acyl-CoA dehydrogenase family protein — protein MDFQLTDEQKQLREEVRKFADEEIRPVATEYDVDEAYPHEVMEKAAEMGLLAPHVPVEYGGVGYSSLENAILTEELFAADPGIGLCVSSAGFGAEALMEFGTDEQKERVLPEVTAGDAVMGSAISEPQAGSDVTSVATSAEKDGDEWVINGSKMWITNGTVADYFVVVCETDPEIDDRYSGYSQILVEGDRDGLTRDKITGKLGIRASDTAELRFDDVRVPEENLIGQRGMGFLQLMQFFDETRTAVAAQGVGIARGAAERALEYAQEREQFDRPISDFQAIKHKLAEMHTNTEAARWLTYRSAWAVDNEAGDLTALASMAKEFASRVAVDVADEAVQVHGGAGFVNDHDVERLYRDAKITQIYEGTTEIQKNIVARELLDEGF, from the coding sequence ATGGATTTCCAGCTAACGGACGAGCAGAAACAGCTGCGCGAGGAGGTACGGAAGTTCGCGGACGAGGAGATTCGACCGGTCGCGACCGAGTACGACGTCGACGAGGCGTACCCGCACGAGGTGATGGAGAAGGCCGCCGAGATGGGGCTGCTCGCGCCGCACGTCCCCGTCGAGTACGGCGGCGTCGGCTACTCCTCGCTGGAGAACGCGATCCTCACCGAGGAGCTGTTCGCGGCCGACCCCGGGATCGGCCTCTGCGTCTCCAGCGCCGGGTTCGGCGCCGAGGCGCTGATGGAGTTCGGCACGGACGAACAGAAGGAGCGCGTGCTCCCCGAGGTGACCGCCGGCGACGCGGTGATGGGGTCGGCGATCTCGGAGCCGCAGGCGGGCTCGGACGTGACGTCGGTCGCGACTAGCGCGGAGAAGGACGGCGACGAGTGGGTGATCAACGGCTCGAAGATGTGGATCACGAACGGCACCGTCGCCGACTACTTCGTCGTCGTCTGCGAGACGGACCCCGAGATCGACGACCGCTACTCGGGCTACTCGCAGATCCTCGTCGAGGGCGACCGCGACGGGCTCACCCGCGACAAGATCACCGGGAAGCTCGGCATCCGCGCGAGCGACACCGCCGAGCTCCGCTTCGACGACGTGCGGGTACCCGAGGAGAACCTCATCGGCCAGCGCGGGATGGGCTTTTTACAGCTCATGCAGTTCTTCGACGAGACCCGGACCGCGGTCGCCGCGCAGGGCGTCGGGATCGCCCGCGGCGCGGCCGAGCGCGCGCTGGAGTACGCGCAGGAGCGCGAGCAGTTCGACCGCCCGATCAGCGACTTCCAGGCGATCAAACACAAGCTCGCGGAGATGCACACGAACACGGAGGCCGCCCGCTGGCTCACCTACCGCTCCGCGTGGGCGGTCGACAACGAGGCCGGAGACCTGACCGCTCTCGCGTCGATGGCCAAGGAGTTCGCGTCGCGGGTCGCCGTCGACGTCGCCGACGAGGCGGTCCAGGTCCACGGCGGCGCCGGCTTCGTCAACGACCACGACGTCGAGCGGCTCTACCGCGACGCGAAGATCACCCAGATCTACGAGGGAACCACCGAGATCCAGAAGAACATCGTCGCCCGCGAGCTGCTCGACGAGGGGTTCTGA
- the msrB gene encoding peptide-methionine (R)-S-oxide reductase MsrB, with protein MSETDDPDPRELTDEEWRERLSEEEYRVLRESGTEAKFSGEYVDHHPDDGEYRCRACGTVLFDAETKYESGCGWPAFYAAEEESVTTTVDTSHGMRRTEVRCANCDSHLGHVFDDGPEPTGKRFCINSVAMEYGGE; from the coding sequence ATGAGCGAGACCGACGACCCCGACCCGCGGGAGCTGACCGACGAGGAGTGGCGCGAGCGGCTCTCCGAGGAGGAGTACCGCGTGCTCCGCGAGAGCGGCACGGAGGCGAAGTTCTCGGGCGAGTACGTCGACCACCACCCCGACGACGGGGAGTACCGCTGTCGGGCCTGCGGGACCGTCCTCTTCGACGCCGAGACGAAGTACGAGTCCGGCTGCGGCTGGCCCGCCTTCTACGCCGCGGAGGAGGAGTCGGTGACGACGACGGTCGACACGAGCCACGGGATGCGCCGCACCGAGGTCCGGTGTGCGAACTGCGACTCCCACCTCGGCCACGTGTTCGACGACGGCCCCGAGCCGACTGGCAAGCGGTTCTGTATCAACTCGGTCGCGATGGAGTACGGCGGGGAGTAG
- a CDS encoding MATE family efflux transporter has translation MTAGAISPKLFDLAWPLVLGNLLQTLYNLADMFWVGRVSTEAVAAVSLMFPLSWLFVSTAMGLTAATIALVSQHVGAGNDRRADEVVGQTVLLAVAVSVALAVVGFAARHRLLYWIGARDAVFVESLAYIEVILLTLPLTFLFFAFRASLQGAGDTTTAMWLVGISAGINIVIDPVFILGWGPVPALGTRGAAIATLIARLFATAAGVWILLRGDWGVKLYVRDLVPNPEILRKLIDVGYPATLDGWARSFASVFMAALVARFGPAATAAYGIGVRLMSVSWSVAGAVGQATATGVGQNLGADTPDRAVAVTRVATLGTMALLGAAGGAVWLFPAVAMRVFIDDPATVAEGVVFLRVIALSWAFFGGLMVIQGAFRGAGHTKAALALSLLSRWAVRIPLAALLAFGAVGVTLGGVAVGPVDVPAVEVGYVGLDWGVVGLWWAYATAAVASFAVGAAWFLRGTWTEGVVDDSPEASVETVDD, from the coding sequence ATGACGGCGGGAGCGATCTCGCCGAAGCTGTTCGACCTCGCGTGGCCGCTGGTGCTCGGGAACCTCCTCCAGACCCTGTACAACCTCGCGGACATGTTCTGGGTCGGACGGGTGAGCACCGAGGCCGTCGCCGCCGTCTCGCTCATGTTCCCGCTCTCGTGGCTGTTCGTCTCGACCGCGATGGGGCTCACGGCCGCGACGATCGCCTTGGTCTCCCAGCACGTCGGCGCCGGCAACGACCGGCGCGCCGACGAGGTCGTGGGACAGACGGTCCTGCTCGCGGTCGCGGTCTCCGTCGCCCTCGCGGTCGTCGGCTTCGCGGCCCGTCACCGGCTGCTCTACTGGATCGGCGCGCGAGACGCGGTGTTCGTCGAGTCGCTCGCGTACATCGAAGTGATCCTCCTCACGCTCCCGCTCACGTTCCTCTTCTTCGCGTTCCGCGCCTCGCTGCAGGGCGCGGGCGACACGACGACCGCGATGTGGCTGGTCGGGATCTCGGCCGGGATCAACATCGTCATCGACCCCGTCTTCATCCTCGGGTGGGGGCCGGTCCCGGCGCTCGGGACGCGCGGGGCCGCGATCGCGACGCTGATCGCGCGCCTGTTCGCGACCGCGGCGGGCGTCTGGATCCTGCTGCGCGGCGACTGGGGGGTGAAGCTGTACGTCCGCGACCTCGTCCCGAACCCGGAGATCCTCCGGAAGCTGATCGACGTGGGGTATCCGGCGACGCTCGACGGGTGGGCGCGGTCGTTCGCCTCCGTCTTCATGGCGGCGCTCGTCGCGCGGTTCGGCCCGGCCGCGACCGCGGCGTACGGGATCGGCGTCAGGCTCATGTCCGTCTCCTGGTCGGTCGCGGGCGCGGTCGGGCAGGCGACCGCGACCGGCGTCGGACAGAACCTCGGCGCCGACACGCCCGACCGCGCCGTCGCCGTCACCCGCGTCGCCACCCTGGGGACCATGGCCCTCCTCGGCGCCGCCGGCGGCGCCGTCTGGCTGTTCCCGGCGGTCGCGATGCGCGTCTTCATCGACGACCCGGCGACGGTCGCGGAGGGGGTCGTCTTCCTCCGGGTCATCGCGCTGTCGTGGGCCTTCTTCGGCGGGCTCATGGTGATACAGGGGGCGTTCCGCGGGGCGGGACACACCAAGGCCGCGCTGGCGCTCTCTCTCCTCTCCCGGTGGGCCGTCCGGATCCCGCTGGCCGCCCTGCTCGCGTTCGGGGCGGTCGGCGTCACGCTCGGCGGGGTCGCGGTCGGTCCCGTCGACGTCCCCGCGGTCGAGGTCGGCTACGTCGGACTCGACTGGGGCGTCGTCGGGCTGTGGTGGGCGTACGCGACGGCCGCCGTGGCCTCCTTCGCGGTCGGCGCGGCGTGGTTCCTGCGCGGGACGTGGACGGAGGGGGTCGTCGACGACAGCCCGGAGGCGTCCGTCGAGACCGTCGACGATTGA
- a CDS encoding Lrp/AsnC family transcriptional regulator → MDAEREVLDVLARNAREDIDDIAAQTGLDAEAVAEAIAALEADNVVHGYQAVIDWDRVDEGKIRAVVEINVELDRETGYEEVADRIAKFPAVDALHLVSGDYDFAVEVLGETMQDVSRFISEQVAPMPEVTQTVTHYIMETYKDGGVRFEDGDDDDRLSVSP, encoded by the coding sequence ATGGACGCCGAGCGCGAGGTACTCGACGTGTTGGCGCGGAACGCCCGCGAGGACATCGACGACATCGCGGCCCAGACGGGCCTCGACGCGGAAGCGGTAGCGGAGGCCATCGCGGCGCTGGAGGCGGACAACGTGGTTCACGGCTACCAGGCGGTGATCGACTGGGACCGCGTCGACGAGGGGAAGATCCGCGCGGTCGTCGAGATCAACGTCGAACTCGACCGTGAGACGGGCTACGAGGAGGTCGCCGACCGGATCGCGAAGTTCCCGGCCGTCGACGCCCTCCACCTCGTCTCCGGCGACTACGACTTCGCCGTCGAGGTGCTCGGCGAGACGATGCAGGACGTCTCGCGGTTCATCTCCGAGCAGGTCGCGCCCATGCCGGAGGTCACCCAGACGGTGACCCACTACATCATGGAGACGTACAAGGACGGTGGCGTGCGGTTCGAGGACGGCGACGACGACGACCGCCTCTCCGTCTCGCCATGA
- a CDS encoding DUF4212 domain-containing protein yields MTDNSTHDSGDASADSGSAVDDAVTDGGRAPNDAATDGGRATDDAATDGGVATGAAQTHNDTDYLGAEVNILNPSTPYMRDHLRIVWTGFTVWVLAVWGPVTLTRLAPGPMTSQMPILGFPLHYFLVAFGAPTSALILAFWYSRKRDALDDKYGIDHATVTETGSGADVAAADGGAEE; encoded by the coding sequence ATGACAGATAATAGCACACACGACTCAGGCGACGCGTCCGCCGATAGTGGGTCCGCGGTTGACGACGCGGTCACTGACGGGGGCCGCGCACCGAACGACGCGGCCACGGATGGTGGACGCGCAACTGACGACGCGGCCACCGACGGCGGCGTCGCCACGGGCGCGGCACAGACGCACAACGACACCGACTATCTCGGAGCGGAGGTGAACATCCTGAACCCGAGCACGCCGTACATGCGGGACCACCTCCGCATCGTCTGGACCGGGTTCACCGTCTGGGTCCTGGCGGTATGGGGGCCGGTGACGCTGACGCGGCTCGCGCCCGGCCCGATGACGAGTCAGATGCCGATCTTAGGCTTCCCTCTCCACTACTTCCTCGTCGCCTTCGGGGCGCCGACCAGCGCGCTGATCCTCGCGTTCTGGTACTCTCGTAAGCGTGACGCGCTCGACGACAAGTACGGTATCGATCACGCCACCGTCACGGAGACCGGAAGCGGCGCTGATGTCGCGGCGGCCGACGGGGGGGCCGAGGAATGA
- a CDS encoding cold-shock protein yields MATGKVDFFNDTGGYGFIETDDADEDVFFHMEDVGGPDLEEGQEVEFEIEEADKGPRATNLTRL; encoded by the coding sequence ATGGCGACAGGCAAGGTCGACTTCTTCAACGACACCGGCGGCTACGGATTCATCGAGACTGACGACGCTGACGAAGACGTGTTCTTCCACATGGAAGACGTCGGCGGCCCGGACCTCGAGGAAGGCCAGGAGGTAGAGTTCGAGATCGAGGAGGCGGACAAGGGTCCGCGCGCGACGAACCTCACTCGGCTGTAG
- a CDS encoding universal stress protein: MYERILIPTDGSDVAESAVEHALDLAEKYDADVHALYVVDIDSVNLGLGTEQVDRLKQGRFGEMEELKSKADEATGTVAERGAERDIDVVEHVSGGRPHKVIADYAEDHDVDLIVMGSHGRAGVRRALLGSVTERTLRSTHVPVLVVDFLEED, translated from the coding sequence ATGTACGAACGAATCCTGATCCCGACCGACGGAAGCGACGTGGCGGAGTCCGCAGTCGAGCACGCGCTCGACCTCGCCGAGAAGTACGACGCCGACGTCCACGCGCTATACGTGGTCGACATCGACTCGGTCAACCTCGGCCTCGGAACCGAACAGGTCGACCGGCTCAAGCAGGGCCGGTTCGGCGAGATGGAGGAGCTGAAATCGAAGGCCGACGAGGCGACCGGCACCGTCGCCGAACGCGGTGCGGAGCGCGACATCGACGTCGTCGAACACGTCTCCGGCGGCCGCCCGCACAAGGTGATCGCCGACTACGCCGAGGACCACGACGTGGACCTGATCGTGATGGGGAGCCACGGTCGCGCCGGGGTCCGGCGCGCGCTCCTCGGAAGCGTCACCGAGCGCACGCTGCGCTCGACGCACGTGCCCGTCCTCGTCGTCGACTTCCTCGAAGAGGACTGA
- a CDS encoding pyridoxal phosphate-dependent aminotransferase gives MRLSDRASDLPESGIRKFFELAEARDDVISLGVGEPDFSAPWAARTAAIDSLERGKTSYTSNRGMAALRERIAAHHERYNQSYDPAEEVLVTTGASEAVDLAFRALVDPGDTVAVHEPTYISYGPGIELAGGERLTVPTRAEDDFALTRSALEASGAAAADLLVLCYPNNPTGATMTDEEYAEVAAFCRENDLRVIADEIYAALTFGTNHASIATRPGMRERTVVVNGFSKAYAMTGLRLGYALGPSDAIDAMNRIHQYTMLSAPTTPQYAAIEALDRCDDEVTEMVNEYNRRRRLVVSRFNEMGLDTFEPGGAFYAFPDCGGDDEAFAEELLEAQGVAVVPGSVFGAGGEGHLRVSYATSMHELKEATDRIATFVENR, from the coding sequence ATGAGGCTCTCGGACCGCGCCAGCGACCTCCCGGAGTCGGGGATCCGGAAGTTCTTCGAGCTCGCGGAGGCGCGCGACGACGTGATCTCCCTCGGGGTCGGCGAGCCGGACTTCTCGGCGCCGTGGGCGGCCCGAACCGCCGCGATCGACTCGCTCGAACGCGGGAAGACCTCCTACACGTCGAACCGCGGGATGGCCGCGCTCCGCGAGCGGATCGCGGCCCACCACGAGCGCTACAACCAGTCGTACGACCCGGCCGAGGAGGTGCTCGTGACCACCGGCGCGAGCGAGGCGGTCGATCTGGCCTTCCGCGCGCTCGTCGACCCCGGCGACACGGTCGCCGTCCACGAGCCGACGTACATCTCGTACGGCCCCGGGATCGAGCTGGCGGGCGGCGAGCGGCTCACGGTCCCCACGCGGGCCGAGGACGACTTCGCGCTCACGCGGAGCGCGCTGGAGGCGTCGGGCGCGGCCGCCGCCGACCTCCTCGTCCTCTGTTACCCGAACAACCCGACGGGCGCGACGATGACCGACGAGGAGTACGCCGAGGTCGCCGCCTTCTGCCGCGAGAACGACCTCCGGGTGATCGCCGACGAGATTTACGCCGCGCTCACCTTCGGGACCAACCACGCCTCGATCGCCACGCGGCCGGGGATGCGCGAGCGGACCGTCGTCGTCAACGGCTTCTCGAAGGCGTACGCCATGACCGGGCTCCGGCTCGGGTACGCCCTGGGACCGAGCGATGCGATCGACGCGATGAACCGGATCCACCAGTACACGATGCTGTCGGCGCCGACGACGCCGCAGTACGCGGCGATCGAAGCGCTCGACCGCTGCGACGACGAGGTCACGGAGATGGTGAACGAGTACAACCGCCGTCGGCGGCTCGTCGTCTCCCGGTTCAACGAGATGGGCCTCGACACGTTCGAGCCCGGCGGCGCGTTCTACGCGTTCCCCGACTGCGGCGGCGACGACGAGGCGTTCGCGGAGGAGCTGCTGGAGGCGCAGGGCGTCGCGGTCGTCCCCGGCTCCGTCTTCGGGGCGGGCGGCGAGGGCCACCTCCGGGTGTCGTACGCGACCTCGATGCACGAGCTGAAGGAGGCGACCGACCGGATCGCGACGTTCGTCGAGAACCGCTGA
- a CDS encoding DNA topoisomerase IV subunit A, whose amino-acid sequence MTTDTDARDELIDLAADFYDQFAGGKIPELQLPTRTKSNIEYDTESGVWTYGDRTSTRSANSVRGARKLLKAAYTIEFLANQLDEGRSSTLRELYYLSESWDNDEAQFKSQDESNDLVEDLEIVTGVTREDFHMRPEESGATLMGPLEIREQTRRGEREIHCQEDVGEGGYQIPNNPDMIEFLDDDIDFALAVETGGMRDRLVENGFDEEYDCLVIHLKGQPARATRRITKRVHDELDVPIAVFADGDPWSYRIYGSVAYGSIKSAHLSKYLATPEAQFVGIQPEDIVEYDLPADPLSDSDVNALESELEDPRFQTDYWEEQIELQLDIGKKSEQQSLASRGLDFVTDTYLPERLGAMGVI is encoded by the coding sequence ATGACGACAGACACAGACGCACGAGACGAGCTGATCGACCTGGCCGCCGACTTCTACGACCAGTTCGCGGGCGGCAAGATCCCGGAGCTTCAGCTGCCGACGCGGACGAAGAGCAACATCGAGTACGACACGGAGAGCGGCGTGTGGACGTACGGCGACCGCACGTCGACCCGGAGCGCCAACTCAGTGCGCGGCGCCCGCAAGCTGCTGAAGGCGGCGTACACGATCGAGTTCCTCGCGAACCAGCTCGACGAGGGTCGCTCCTCGACGCTGCGGGAGCTGTACTACCTCTCCGAGTCGTGGGACAACGACGAGGCCCAGTTCAAGTCGCAGGACGAGTCCAACGACCTCGTGGAGGACTTAGAGATCGTCACGGGCGTCACCCGCGAAGACTTCCACATGCGCCCGGAGGAGTCGGGTGCCACCCTGATGGGGCCGCTGGAGATCCGCGAGCAGACCCGGCGCGGCGAGCGCGAGATCCACTGTCAGGAGGACGTCGGCGAGGGCGGCTACCAGATCCCGAACAACCCGGATATGATCGAGTTCCTCGACGACGACATCGACTTCGCGCTCGCGGTGGAGACCGGCGGGATGCGCGACCGCCTCGTCGAGAACGGGTTCGACGAGGAGTACGACTGCCTCGTCATCCACCTGAAGGGCCAGCCAGCGCGGGCGACCCGCCGGATCACGAAGCGCGTCCACGACGAACTGGACGTCCCCATCGCCGTCTTCGCCGACGGCGACCCGTGGTCCTACCGGATCTACGGCTCCGTGGCGTACGGCTCGATCAAGTCCGCGCACCTCTCGAAGTACCTCGCGACCCCGGAGGCGCAGTTCGTCGGGATCCAGCCCGAGGACATCGTCGAGTACGACCTCCCGGCCGACCCGCTCTCCGACTCGGACGTGAACGCCCTCGAATCCGAGCTGGAAGACCCGCGCTTCCAGACGGACTACTGGGAAGAACAGATCGAGCTCCAGCTCGACATCGGGAAGAAGTCCGAACAGCAGTCGCTCGCGAGCCGCGGGCTCGACTTCGTCACCGACACCTACCTCCCCGAGCGGCTCGGAGCGATGGGCGTTATCTGA
- a CDS encoding oxidoreductase encodes MSGWTTDEMPRLDGKRVVVTGANSGLGYEGTRAFAERGATVVMACRSVDRGERAAAEIRRESALDREELDLDVRECDLASLDSVAAFADGLAADYDAVDALCNNAGVMAIPRSETEDGFETQFGVNHLGHFALTGRLFPLLEAAEGIDGAARVVTQSSGAHEQGEMDFSDLNWERSYGKWKAYGRSKLANLLFAYELQRRLAAADVSGVRSVACHPGYAATNLQHRTAEESGNPLMKVGMKAANAVLGQDAATGALPMLYAATADVDGGAYVEPGGLMNMRGTPTVGRSNDASYDRADARRLWEYSEEATSVQFPL; translated from the coding sequence ATGTCAGGCTGGACGACCGACGAGATGCCGCGACTGGACGGAAAGAGGGTCGTCGTCACCGGGGCGAACAGCGGGCTCGGCTACGAGGGGACCCGCGCGTTCGCGGAGCGGGGCGCGACCGTCGTGATGGCGTGCCGGAGCGTGGATCGGGGCGAGCGCGCGGCCGCCGAGATCCGCCGCGAGAGCGCCCTCGACCGCGAGGAACTCGACCTCGACGTCCGCGAGTGCGACCTCGCGTCGCTCGACTCGGTGGCGGCCTTCGCCGACGGGCTCGCCGCCGACTACGACGCGGTCGACGCCCTCTGTAACAACGCCGGGGTGATGGCGATCCCCCGCAGCGAGACGGAGGACGGCTTCGAGACGCAGTTCGGCGTCAACCACCTCGGCCACTTCGCGCTCACGGGACGCCTGTTCCCGCTCCTGGAGGCCGCCGAGGGGATCGACGGGGCGGCCCGCGTCGTCACGCAATCGTCGGGCGCCCACGAGCAGGGCGAGATGGACTTCTCGGACCTCAACTGGGAGCGCTCGTACGGGAAGTGGAAGGCGTACGGTCGGAGCAAGCTCGCGAACCTGCTGTTCGCCTACGAGCTCCAGCGGCGCCTCGCCGCGGCCGACGTCTCCGGCGTCCGGAGCGTCGCCTGCCATCCGGGCTACGCGGCGACGAACCTCCAGCACCGCACCGCGGAGGAGAGCGGGAACCCCCTGATGAAGGTCGGGATGAAGGCCGCGAACGCGGTCCTCGGGCAGGACGCCGCGACGGGCGCGCTGCCGATGCTGTACGCCGCGACCGCCGACGTCGACGGCGGCGCCTACGTCGAGCCGGGCGGCCTCATGAACATGCGGGGGACGCCGACCGTGGGACGGTCGAACGACGCCTCCTACGACCGCGCGGACGCGCGCCGCCTCTGGGAGTACTCCGAGGAGGCGACGAGCGTGCAGTTCCCGCTGTAG
- a CDS encoding DNA topoisomerase VI subunit B, with the protein MTSFQSTIGDEEGIAEELAEGQREISIAEFFEKNKHMLGFDSGARGLVTAVKEAVDNALDATEEAGVLPDIYIEIEEVGDYYRLVIEDNGPGITKEQLPKVFGKLLYGSRFHKREQNRGQQGIGISAAVLYSQLTSGQPAKITSRPKGQSRAQYFELIIDTDTNEPEIKADEETTWDRPHGTRIELEMEANMRARNQLHDYVKHTAVVNPHARIELREPGLDEPMKFERATDELPAETKEIRPHPHGVELGALIKMLEATESYSVSGFLQEEFTRVGKKTADSVIDNFRDVYFGRELSWTPPRAHSDRDVATAVSEAVANKGKAATTAFAEGVAETVSGNDRLSRSELATIVGNIADSVEDDTGKTFGGTVRENAVDAAWRAITGVDSDGEPVGAAAGDAAGDDEDDGGEADSPLVADAYALVDEATSTRKDDAAVRAMADALTRRFLNLDADAFRIARDDLERLVADAANFVAEQHDATFGETARENVVEAFWSRARTVPDDPPKVKSIAADRDAAADLLEAMRTTDILAPPTDCLAPITAELVEAGLRKEYDADFYAAATRDAEVHGGDPFIVEAGIAYGGEIPAEGSVELLRFANRVPLVYQRGACATTDVIKSIGWRNYGLDQPGGSGMPNGPAVISIHVASTNVPFTSESKDALANVPAIEDEIELAVREAARELKSFLNKRRSMQQRREKQDVLGKILPEMADKVSEVTGRPRPDIDGALARIMNNVSVEREVSDGTVTLVVENHSDVNERLEITDIVSTEPTDPSDGTVVDMDGEWFVQWKPEVPSGDERELTYAVDEDAEFEVSVGGVETEKLTVNA; encoded by the coding sequence ATGACGTCCTTCCAGTCGACGATCGGCGACGAGGAGGGGATCGCGGAGGAGCTGGCCGAGGGCCAGCGCGAGATCTCCATCGCCGAGTTCTTCGAGAAGAACAAGCACATGCTCGGGTTCGACTCGGGCGCCCGCGGGCTCGTCACCGCCGTCAAGGAGGCGGTCGACAACGCCCTCGACGCGACCGAGGAGGCCGGCGTCCTCCCCGACATCTACATCGAGATCGAGGAGGTGGGCGACTACTACCGGCTCGTCATCGAGGACAACGGGCCGGGCATCACGAAAGAGCAGCTCCCGAAGGTGTTCGGGAAGCTGCTGTACGGGTCGCGGTTTCACAAGCGCGAGCAGAATCGGGGACAGCAGGGGATCGGGATCTCCGCGGCGGTGCTGTACTCGCAGCTGACATCGGGCCAGCCCGCGAAGATCACCTCGCGTCCGAAGGGGCAGTCGCGGGCGCAGTACTTCGAGCTCATCATCGACACGGACACGAACGAGCCGGAGATCAAGGCGGACGAGGAGACGACGTGGGACCGCCCCCACGGTACTCGCATCGAGTTGGAGATGGAAGCGAACATGCGCGCGCGCAACCAGCTCCACGACTACGTGAAACACACCGCGGTCGTCAACCCCCACGCCCGGATCGAGCTGCGAGAGCCGGGGCTCGACGAGCCGATGAAGTTCGAGCGCGCGACCGACGAGCTGCCGGCGGAGACGAAGGAGATCCGCCCGCACCCGCACGGGGTCGAGCTCGGCGCGCTGATCAAGATGCTGGAGGCGACCGAGTCGTACTCCGTCTCCGGGTTCCTCCAGGAGGAGTTCACGCGGGTCGGCAAGAAGACCGCGGACAGCGTCATCGACAACTTCCGTGACGTCTACTTCGGGCGCGAGCTCTCGTGGACGCCGCCGCGCGCGCACTCTGACCGCGACGTCGCGACCGCGGTCAGCGAGGCGGTCGCCAACAAGGGGAAGGCGGCGACGACCGCCTTCGCCGAGGGCGTCGCCGAGACGGTATCGGGCAACGACCGCCTCTCGCGCTCCGAGCTCGCGACGATCGTCGGGAACATCGCCGACAGTGTCGAGGACGACACCGGAAAGACGTTCGGCGGGACCGTCCGCGAGAACGCCGTCGACGCGGCGTGGCGGGCGATCACCGGCGTCGACTCCGACGGCGAGCCGGTCGGGGCCGCCGCGGGAGACGCGGCCGGCGACGACGAGGACGACGGGGGAGAGGCCGACTCCCCCCTCGTCGCCGACGCGTACGCGCTCGTCGACGAGGCGACCTCGACGCGGAAGGACGACGCCGCGGTGCGGGCGATGGCCGACGCGCTGACGCGCCGGTTCCTGAACCTCGACGCCGACGCCTTCCGGATCGCCCGCGACGACTTGGAGCGGCTCGTCGCCGACGCGGCGAACTTCGTCGCCGAGCAGCACGACGCCACGTTCGGCGAGACCGCCCGGGAGAACGTCGTCGAGGCGTTCTGGTCCCGAGCGCGAACCGTGCCCGACGACCCGCCGAAGGTGAAGTCGATCGCCGCCGACCGCGACGCCGCGGCCGACCTGCTCGAGGCGATGCGGACGACGGACATCCTCGCGCCGCCGACGGACTGCCTCGCGCCGATCACGGCCGAGCTGGTCGAGGCGGGGCTCCGCAAGGAGTACGACGCCGACTTCTACGCGGCGGCGACCCGCGACGCCGAGGTCCACGGCGGCGACCCGTTCATCGTCGAGGCCGGCATCGCCTACGGCGGGGAGATCCCGGCGGAGGGGTCGGTGGAGCTCCTCCGGTTCGCGAACCGCGTCCCGCTCGTCTACCAGCGCGGCGCCTGCGCGACGACGGACGTGATCAAGTCGATCGGCTGGCGCAACTACGGGCTCGACCAGCCCGGCGGGTCGGGGATGCCGAACGGGCCGGCCGTCATCAGCATTCACGTCGCCTCCACGAACGTCCCGTTCACGAGCGAGTCGAAGGACGCGCTCGCGAACGTCCCCGCGATCGAAGACGAGATCGAGCTCGCCGTGCGCGAGGCCGCCCGGGAGCTGAAGTCGTTCCTCAACAAGCGGCGCTCGATGCAGCAGCGCCGCGAGAAGCAGGACGTGCTCGGGAAGATCCTCCCGGAGATGGCCGACAAGGTCTCTGAGGTGACGGGCCGGCCGCGCCCCGACATCGACGGCGCGCTGGCGCGGATCATGAACAACGTTAGCGTCGAGCGCGAGGTGTCCGACGGCACCGTGACGCTGGTCGTCGAGAACCACTCCGACGTGAACGAGCGGCTGGAGATCACCGACATCGTCTCGACCGAGCCGACCGACCCCTCGGACGGGACGGTCGTCGACATGGACGGCGAGTGGTTCGTGCAGTGGAAGCCCGAGGTCCCCTCGGGCGACGAGCGGGAACTGACGTACGCGGTCGACGAGGACGCCGAGTTCGAGGTCAGCGTCGGCGGCGTCGAGACGGAGAAACTCACGGTGAACGCGTAA